The following is a genomic window from Bactrocera dorsalis isolate Fly_Bdor unplaced genomic scaffold, ASM2337382v1 BdCtg081, whole genome shotgun sequence.
gacatacatacatacatcaatagGACTGTGTACTAATGTAAAAAACGTAGATTGTCAaccaaaaacatatatgtagataaatgaTAAGCTAAggaaaattataatcaaaacagtaaatattacagttgtaaaaaatcaaattcaacaaataaaaatcatataaaaaataaaaaacaaaaataattgagatagaaattaaaaaaaaaaatgaaatgaaaattaaaagagtACGTGAAATAAAGgttaagaataaattaaaattaaaaaacaaaaaaaaaattagcaaaaatttaaaaaataattgaaataacaaataaagtaaaatattattaaatcaaaataaaacttaaaatatcagGCGAACAACAGTCGAAAGAAGAcacttataaaagtaaaatcagTTTCTCCTTAGACTTTCAACTAAATAtcagtaaacaaattttttaaatatcgaaATTATTCTCAACTATTCGTACTAGAACTGAATTTAGCAATTTTGTAAACGCgaaaatttgtagaaataatgttttctgTTAAGCTAGATATAAATTGTGATGTTCTGATGCATAATTTTcctttccttaaaaaaattgaataacaaAATTTCACCTTTTTCAATCAAATAAAATCCATGCTCTTCTCGCTGTCACTTCTTATCATCATCATCCTACAGTTTGTTGCGCAGTGTAAAAGTATTATAAGTAATTCAATGTCGACTTTAGTTTCTTACCTGTTCTTCgtttttatcacttttttgaGCGGCATTGCAATTTGGACATCTTTTCCTTCGTAGTTCAATTTCCATATCATGGATTTCTTGCAATAGCATATCCTCTCGTaactaaatgaaaaacaaatcttTTACTATAACAAATATCTTTATCTAAGACTTGCGCTGACTAGCTTCACTTACCATATGTTCTTGCACAATTTGATGTAGACGCATATTTTGTTCGCTTAGCGCGTGCGCCAAGCCGTCAGGGCAGGAATATAATAGATGAGGTCTTTCCTGACGGGGAGGCGGTGACAACGGCAAGGAGCGTATACCAGGCCTACGATTACCCGTAAAGAAATAACGTATGCtataaaataagtaaagaagaatatggtatgacacaattataaataataatgacaTCCGAAATCTCACCTTCCGTCTGGTTGTCGAATGTGAAAGCCATCATATTGACGATTTGAATTTGAAGGGCGTCGACGGCGTTGTCCGTCTTCCTCACTACTATCGGAATCACCATTGGCTCTGCCACCATTATCACGACCATTATTACCACCACGACCGGCGCCATCATTGCCACCATTATCATCACCGCGACCGGCTCCACCACCAGCACTACCTCCGGCACCACCACCGGTGGCACCACCGGCACCACCACTGGCACCACTACTGCCACCACCGCCGGCACCACCACTGGCACCACTACTGGCACCACTACTGGTACCACTATCGGAACTACCACTGGCGCCACTACCTGCACTACCAGTGGCACCACTACCACCGGCACCACCACTATTTTGTCTGCCGCCTTCAGCGCCTCCACCATTCCAAACATTTTCACTTCTACTGTTTTGACCACTTGCACGACTAGTACTCGGCTTTTCGTCAGAGCCTGTTGGGGACGTGGGTAAGGACGAGCCATTATTCGAGATTGCCTCACACTTGCCACTCAcagatatttgcaattttcgaTGTTCTGGCAAAATCATGATGCTTTCATTCATGGCATCAGTTGAATTCGCTTGCGTGCCTGCATCAGCAATACAAGCTTCTACATCTATTTCAGCAACATCATTTGCGCTTTGATCTGTGgctgttgtcattgttgttgcgatgctgttgttgctatCACTGTTCGTATTATTCatgtttgtattaaaattattgagTGAAGACGATGTAGATGAAACGGAGGCATTACTAGAtgaatttgacaagatatttgcACGATTCGAGGTACCGTTTGTGCCATGAACATTTGGCATAATACTGTTATTAACGCCGTTGGCGGGAGGTCTGTTGTCATTGTTGCCTTTACCAGTTGAAGAATTTTGCCGCTGATTATAGAAAAcataatgaaaacaacaaacaaatattaatagaaaCAATTGAACAAcaatttatcaataaattaCCTCTTGTTTTAATAGAACATACGGAGAACTTAAGCCAAGCTCTTCTTTGTCCGCCGATGTGGATAGTTTTTCAGGTGTATGAAATCCATCTGTAACATCGACGTCCACTTTTGGAGGCGTAGATGGTAGTTCTTCGCCATTAGTACTTGGTCTTCTTTCGATTGGTACTAAAGTATCTGTGCTAGTGCTGACAGCGCCATGCCAATTGTTATGTCTACCTAAAGCTTCATCTATATTGGGGCTTACATCtgaaaaagaacaaaatttccatattattttttacttttataactaagtaaatatttcatccgacaatttaaaaagaaatgcaacttaaaaaataattggttTTGTTAAATAAGAAGTGCACTTCCTTCAACTCAGAAATTTTGAACATCGTAATTTTACTCACCATTCAATTCTACACTTATCATAAGATCCTCGTCTGTATTTGCTTTCAATTCATTTGAAGCGTCGCCGCCTCCCGAATCACTAATATCTCTGCTACTGTGGGCAACATTCGTGTTGCCTTTTTGGTGCTCGATACCGTTAGCCTTAGGCTTAATGTCATTTgaattatcaattttttcattGTGCCTTGGGAGCTCATTTTTGTTTAAAGCTGAAAGTTGACTGCTCTTGTAGTCTGCAGTCGCTTCAGTATTCGCAATAGGTTCATTCAATTCTCTAAGCAGCGCATTACTAGTTTGTGGGTCCTCTGTACTGTTTGAGGCATCCACAAAGTTATCTTCATCGTGATTATTTGGCTGGATGGTGAGATTCTCAATTCGCTGCATCATTTCAACTACATTATCGGGCAAATCTTCACGTTCGGATTGTGTATCGGCGATGGAGTTGTTTTCAGAATTTGTAGCCATTGTTAAACTATAAAagagtgaaaacaattttaacgttagaaataaataattacacggaacaattattatttcatttgtttaaccaagtaattatttattgaatctgcttacATAATTTAAACCTAACAATaagttttaaaatcttaataACTAATGAATTACTGCTTTAGTTCACAAGTAGTAATGGACGATAGATAGAAGCTTGCTCATTAAAACACTAGCAAATTCCATCTCTAAAGACGTGATCGGCTAGCTGGACAGGATAAGATTTTCTCTAGAGTATTAGCATGATCTTACATTTAACGGCTACCAGTAGCGCAGGCAGAACTAAATAATTGTGCTTCTAAATTGGATTTATTACTGAATTTTATAAAAGGATTTTATGGTCCAATCATAggtttgaatttttaccctatTTAGGCTGTCGGTTTTAAGTTTTAACTGCCGTATTTTTGCAGAAATGTGGCACATCCAAGTCAAACGTCTATCTAGGTGAACGCTACGGTATTTAACTTCGTATGCTTGACAAATCACTACGTTGTTTAATTTCAGTGTTTGGCCTTTAGAGTGAATGtgacatgcttacacttttgcgCGGTCACTTTTATGCGCCATTCAACAACTTTCAAGGAGTTTTAGAAGATTTCCTAGAGCGTTTGTGATTTTTACTGGGTATTTGCTTCCACATGAAATAACGGTGTCGTCTGCGAATgttatcattttaattttatggatGAGCCCATCATGCCATTTTTCACGCTTTGACTATTatgataatctgcgacttttttcagttttttgaaaaatatccaaACATTAGGAGGcattgagaaaaaattgtgaCAAGAACTTTGTTGACTCTATTAGCATCTGCAGTGTTATGTGGTCGTATCCAGGTGACTTCTTTTCacttaatgtttttgttataaCTTTTATTTCAGATGAAGTTGTATACTCTAAGGGAAAAGTCCTTAGTACATTGTGGGGCAAAGAAGGAATCGAGAAATTGTTTACTGCCGTGTGTGGTTGAAATGCTTCGCTTTTCCTATTTTTTCTCATCAACTTTGAATTTTACTTTAGATGATGAGATCGATCTGTCTCGGCGCATGCTTCGTTTTTCGGTTAGAAGACGTTCAATTAAGCTGTTAGTGGTTCGTATTGTATTTCGGAGACTATCTCTTGGTTTTGATGTTACTACAGTACCTATTGTTGATAGCAAACAGTTGAATAAGTTAACAATGTCTTCCATATCCATTTCACATACAACTTTACTTTCCTCTTGCATGTAGGTGCTAAGATATTTCTTGTACTCGAGCCAATGTGTTCTGATAGTTGTTAGGCGAAATGGTTTCACAACAATATTTGATTGTCCGAATAATTTGATCTTGACTGAGGAATGATCGGAAGACAAGTCGGCCGACTACCGATTGGTTATGCAAGATTAAAGGCGGCACCATTAATATTTCTTAAGGTTACATTTGATATTTGAGTTTAAAAGCATACTACCTACTTTACTTATGctcagaaatttaaatttgtacaaGAAGGGTGGCAAATAGTAgcacaaaagaaatttttgtcaaCAGAACACAAAAAAAGACATCGCTCAGTTTTTTCATAAACGGTGGCATATTTTTATGTACTCAAAAAAACACTTACTTCGGTTCCACAGTCATATTTGGGTCACTGGAACGTCGTGAGATGCCACTCTGCATTATGTTTGCTGACACTAAATCGCCGTAAGAACGCGTCTTAGTCATAGGAGCTATAAATATGATTGTATATATTACATTCTCTGTTGCACGttactaaatattataattaataaacttACTTGTCGTTCCCTGCAAATTTTCGTTGCTATTATTGACGAATTCGACGCTATTTTGATTTCCCAAACTTCCCAAATATACTTCAGTCCATAAGTGCAGATCTCGTACATTGTGCGCTGGCCAAATAACCTGAGAAAAAAGAGATATTTTCATTAACCAACGTATGATtatttgtatattcaaaaataagctTACCGTATCTTTATTTGGTAGATAAAGTGGACTTTTATACATCGGTCCGGATAGGAAAGGCCATACTGAGTAAGTACGCTCAAATACCGACTTTTCGCAACGTTCCTTGTACGTGTTACATAGGAAGGTGCCGAAAAGACATGAATGTGAATGCTGTGCTAATTTGATCTGTtgtgagaaaataaatatggaaatatataaaggagattaaaaaataaaattgttgaattgTTAAAACTTACCAAGTAAGCCATGTTGAATTCAAAACTGCAAGGaaattgtttgtgtatttgATGTACCAAATCTAACCACTGCAGGAAAACTGGACAACGTTCATTTAGCTCATCCGAACCAGGACCATGACCACAACGATCTGAGAATTTATGGCCAAAACTTAACCATTCACGTTCGACTAAAACGCGGAAaccctaaaatatataaatatatattaattataacagccactattttctttttgctgGCTTAATTACCTCTACAGTCCGGTAATACGGATCCAAGCACAATTGTGCTGTGGCCACAATTTGTGGCGTGCGATCCCAACCATCCGAACAGTGCACCAACACTGGCCGCCCCTTCTTCTCAATAGCATGACAAACAGTTATGGTAGCGGCCAATAGCCCAGAGAGATGCTGCAACCAAAATGTCTTCTCGAGCGAGCCTAGCcaactgtcaaaaaaaaaaaaaaaataaatgtttttaatatgaaatgCACATTTAATACGAAAATTGCCTCGATACTTACTTTTGACTATCTGCTGGCGAAGCACAGAGTTGTCTTAACGATTGAAAACTCCTACGTATAACATGTATGTTACCAAGATTCATGAATTCGATTTCAGCCGACGGATAATATTCAATGCATTCGCAACCACCACCACGTGCACGATTCGTTACCGCGGAAGCATAACTGCGCGCATCGACAATCAGAACTTTCTAAAACCGAAATTGAGACAAGCATATATTGGAAAGTTTTTAAACAATTGGTTGAATGCACAAACCTGCACTTCATCCATCGTGACTTCCTCATGACTGCCATCAGTGCTTGAGGGCGTACTCTCACTTGATGTCATTCTTCGTCCCGTCGTATTGATAGACTGACTTTGGCGACGCATTTGTTCACCTCGATCAAATGCACACGCCTCGCTCAAAGCTTTGAGTAATTGTTCGTCTGTGTTGTTACGCCAACCGAACCAACCCACTTCGGGTTGACTGCAACGTGCAATCACTGCACCCGACTTTTTGTGACGCCAAACAACGGCTGGCAATCGGCGCGATCCACGGAATTTCGCGACTTCGTAAAGCATGTCATCCGAAATGCAGGCCGGCACCAGTAACCGCTGCGGGTATGACGGACATAATTTGAACTCTTCATTCGTTTTGGAAATACGCCACGTTCCGTTCAAATCGAAGCCTAGTCGTACGACTTCGCGCATAAAATCATCGTCTGCACGTTTAGCGCGCTGTAAGCGTTCCAGGTACTCGGGTGAATTATAAGCTTCGTTTTGCGTATTTATTGCATCACTCATGTATGAGTGGAAGGGAAATGCGAAAAGTGATTCTAAAGTTTCGGGCACGCCGACGCACAACTGAATGCGTCGCAGCCATTCGGCGCACTGTTCAGCTGTTTCAAAGGAACATTTAACGGTGCTAGCGTCCTTGCAATTGATGATTAGATGAAACAGGTCACGTATCTGTAAACTTTCGATTAACCCCAGTGGCACGGATGTCTCTGAGTTGGTAGagtttttaagtataaatatacgGTATGTTGAGAGCGATAAAATGCCATCATCAGTACGTCCTAGATATAAGACGAATTCCCCAGCAACTGTAGgtttatacataaatgtaaagATAGatgttttattttagaaaatgtttaataaaattgattttattgtacTTACGTTCCTGATAGGGTACTTCCAAATCTGCATCTTCTTTTTCCATATTTAATCTTGGGAAAAACTCAGTAGCGCGTACAATACACAAAGAAGGCGGGGGTGATCCATCCGTTCCCTCCATTTAGCTATTATGAAAATAAGAAGAggatattttgattaaaaagttgtattagAGGTTATTTTGGATCTATAACTAATATTGCTGTGGTTTGCCAAGAAATGGCGTATCtggattattattatattgtttcAATATACCGACGAATATGCGTTGGAAAGCTATTTTCATTGCGCGAATTTGAATTTTGAGAATCTGTGATTCAAATCAAGCTTAAAgcttaaacaacaaaaaatgcttaaatataTCGAACTTTATGCCTGAAAAAGTGGTTTTGTGGAGAGTTCTTCTTCATTACATTAATCTGAAGAAGATCTCATCCGAAAATCTTCGTATTTTGATAGAATTTTATAGTGAGCTGCTAAGTGAACGTGGTTGTCACGATTTAAAAGTGGTAATATTGGCTTGAAAGACGAAAATCGTCCAGTTCAGGTTGGTCAAAAAAGTTGAAGATGAAGAACTAGAAGCAAACAAGTGATTAACATTGTGGCCAAACGCAAGAAGAGTTCAAGAGCTACTAGAACAGCAGTTTCAAAACATTTAAAAGCAGCCGGATACATTCAAAAGCATTGAAATTGGGAGCCATGTGAATTGAAATGGCGATAAAAAGTAGACCTGTCATAATTCTAAGCAAAACATAATATAGGAATCGGGGCCAAACAGCCAAACTAAAGGCAAAATCGAATATTCATGACGCCAAGGTAATGTTTCGTGTTTGGTGGGAGAGAAGAGCATTATTGTATGTATTATGAACTTTTAAATCCGGGTGAAAACAAACGAGTGATTGCCGAAAACGCACGGAAGTCGCGACTATGTTTTCTCTCACtctgcttatatacatatagcccTGATCTGGTACAATATGATTGCCGGTCGATGATGGACGCTCTCACTGGAATACCGTTcacatgttgttgtttttttttttttgaatagtaGTTCTCACATCAGAACAGGCTATCAAAAATTGGTTCATTCTTTGCCGACAATTGGCGCAGTTCTTTTGGGATAGTGGCCACAAATTGCGAGGAAGGTGGGAAAATGTTGTAGTTTCATATAGTAATACTTTGAATAATACAATTACTACGCAATTCTAAAATATCTCTCTCGTTCAAGAAAAGCTATAGAGTTATAGAGACTTAATTTCTCCTTTTTCTTTGTGTGTTAATAGTATTTTTTGTAGTTAAAGagatttttagtattattttatttactacaaTTTGgatccattaaatttttattgatgaTAAAATTTACTATTCATTATAAACGACgatatattttcaaagtaaGGAACACTGTAACACTAATAATATTGTCTGAAATCAGGGATTCGGAGTCTTAGACCTCTCCTGGCGCAGGTACTAGAGTTATAATATActctttataaaataaatgtgctcTAAACGTCTATTATAAGGTCTCCTTCTTACTggtctaataaaatataaaggaaaactGTGAATTATATGTAAAAACAATTGGAAGAAATaacattcaaaatattttttaaaaatcagaATACATCAAAAATCAGAAATATTACGGGAAATCGCTAAGAATTTAAGAACATAcacaaattcaataaatttttcaacttatAGATTTGAACATGATTtgtgaattaattttaatggtGAAACtacaatttaattacattttcatcGCACACGTACCAAATACTATCATTAGCCATGCACGTGCTTACACATGGGTATACACTTAGTTGTAGACAATTTAGACACTCAGATATTTACAAATTCATTCAGCTACTAAAAATGCAGTTGACACATTTTTATGACATGCAGTCGGAAAAAAGTGTGTAAGCAGCTTAAGaattttattactaattttccaaacaaaattcaataaattttctttttttaatttgtcgagTGAATATGTCACACttcaaatttgatggaaaaGGATAATGATTTTCATGCGTGAAGGGAAATTAAAATTACGCCACACATTTTTCATGTCTGTATTATACACACGCAAGCGAATATAGTCTGTATCTAGCACAGAGGATTGTGCCGCGGCGAACAGGAACATGCGACCGTAAATGCGACACGCAGGACGAAAGTATAAAAGCGTAGTAGGAAGCTAGGAAATAAGATTTTTCTTATCCTTCAATTATTGCGTCTAATTGATAAAGGAAAAAGTTTAGACACTGTTATAGCAAACAACTAAATTGACTTCAAAATTAGTTATGCGATTACTTAAAGCTAATCTATATGGATATATTAAATGTGGACTTTCACAAGTTGTTGGTGGTGTATGTTTTATTAAACCGACCTACCCCACACCGAAATTATCACGGCAATTCGCTGATGTACGCGCAAGAAATTGTAACAAACATTGAATatagtacatgtacatatgtaggtatgaatGTATTTAACTAAAAGTATATACTATgatttagttaatatttttgtctAGTTATTTTAAAGCAACTGAATGATTTAGTTACGAAGCGTCACGCGACCGAGTAGCAACTGTAGTTGACTAAAAGCGGTGACAGCGATTACAACCGTAAATGGCGTAGCCGCAATCGTAGTAATCGGAGACGAACGAAGACccaatatacacacatatatatatacatattcaaagTATTGTAGATATGCACGTATGTATACACAATCGCACTATACACGTGAATATGTGTATGATATGGATAGTATATGGTCATATATTTGGATGTACAAGGTATGCTGGAATATGAGTAGTGGCAATGGCAACGCTCTCGTTCTCATAGTGGAGCAGCGGGTATCCAGTGTCGACGTTTGTGGAGTCAACGTTTCCACCAAGTGGCTGGCAATGGCCGATACACTCGAGAAAGTTGTATTGTAGGTACTATGAGACatgatataagtatgtatatacacaccataatatacaaatgtactgatgtatgtaaaaaaaagacaaaaattctaGATTTAATAAAGTATTAGAAGCAATAAAAGTTATTATAAATACTATGTGCTTAACAGTTGAATGATtagataaaaattatatacaatttatgtagatgtatctacatatatgaagcctatactatactcgtatatagtcAGGTATATTGACGGTTATTTCGTGTGTCCTTTCACTGCGTATGATGTAGTAGATACTTTATCCAATACTATGTAAAAGAGACTAGAATAGTGATTGTGTATATCTTATACGCTAAATgtggagaaaatatttcaacttttttattcagcatctcgaaatatttataataggcaagttgaaaatttcatatcttTTGTATAGAAAGCATATTTCTTGCAAAATTTGACTCTATGTTGAATAGGTAGATCGATTATAGCGTCCTTACACCAATTATAGGGTTGATACAGCGTTTATAACGTTATTCTAACTTTTCGATATCGACTATTTTGACTTTCTAATAAGCCTAAATCTCGACGATTACTTCTTCATTGTGGCTAAATCACTTTCAAGTGAGCAGAGATCTtgagaaaaggaaaaaatttat
Proteins encoded in this region:
- the LOC105227489 gene encoding myotubularin-related protein 4 isoform X5; translated protein: MEGTDGSPPPSLCIVRATEFFPRLNMEKEDADLEVPYQELAGEFVLYLGRTDDGILSLSTYRIFILKNSTNSETSVPLGLIESLQIRDLFHLIINCKDASTVKCSFETAEQCAEWLRRIQLCVGVPETLESLFAFPFHSYMSDAINTQNEAYNSPEYLERLQRAKRADDDFMREVVRLGFDLNGTWRISKTNEEFKLCPSYPQRLLVPACISDDMLYEVAKFRGSRRLPAVVWRHKKSGAVIARCSQPEVGWFGWRNNTDEQLLKALSEACAFDRGEQMRRQSQSINTTGRRMTSSESTPSSTDGSHEEVTMDEVQKVLIVDARSYASAVTNRARGGGCECIEYYPSAEIEFMNLGNIHVIRRSFQSLRQLCASPADSQNWLGSLEKTFWLQHLSGLLAATITVCHAIEKKGRPVLVHCSDGWDRTPQIVATAQLCLDPYYRTVEGFRVLVEREWLSFGHKFSDRCGHGPGSDELNERCPVFLQWLDLVHQIHKQFPCSFEFNMAYLIKLAQHSHSCLFGTFLCNTYKERCEKSVFERTYSVWPFLSGPMYKSPLYLPNKDTVIWPAHNVRDLHLWTEVYLGSLGNQNSVEFVNNSNENLQGTTTPMTKTRSYGDLVSANIMQSGISRRSSDPNMTVEPNLTMATNSENNSIADTQSEREDLPDNVVEMMQRIENLTIQPNNHDEDNFVDASNSTEDPQTSNALLRELNEPIANTEATADYKSSQLSALNKNELPRHNEKIDNSNDIKPKANGIEHQKGNTNVAHSSRDISDSGGGDASNELKANTDEDLMISVELNDVSPNIDEALGRHNNWHGAVSTSTDTLVPIERRPSTNGEELPSTPPKVDVDVTDGFHTPEKLSTSADKEELGLSSPYVLLKQERQNSSTGKGNNDNRPPANGVNNSIMPNVHGTNGTSNRANILSNSSSNASVSSTSSSLNNFNTNMNNTNSDSNNSIATTMTTATDQSANDVAEIDVEACIADAGTQANSTDAMNESIMILPEHRKLQISVSGKCEAISNNGSSLPTSPTGSDEKPSTSRASGQNSRSENVWNGGGAEGGRQNSGGAGGSGATGSAGSGASGSSDSGTSSGASSGASGGAGGGGSSGASGGAGGATGGGAGGSAGGGAGRGDDNGGNDGAGRGGNNGRDNGGRANGDSDSSEEDGQRRRRPSNSNRQYDGFHIRQPDGSIRYFFTGNRRPGIRSLPLSPPPRQERPHLLYSCPDGLAHALSEQNMRLHQIVQEHMLREDMLLQEIHDMEIELRRKRCPNCNAAQKSDKNEEQCSAADNLENASICSWEAVEDRSAPSSSASSSIQQPNTTSALWVPDHAVKRCTSCQVEFWIGRRKHHCRSCGQIFCADCSEFWAPLPDAKLFKPVRLCGPCYLAVTTRIEQQSNAIIATNMPNYTATTTSTTATAAWTTGGASTSSPKLAMSAVSNATAVTTTTTTTPASSTITATVFQQQQQQQRLHQQPKQRHNVAAATTTTNGALTNLHQPIAVHGIAVVTANTPASSTRMMAPIPITAAAADALQQQQQQRQNAAAAAATASATVAVAAAESSSMSHILMTANKNIAASVAN
- the LOC105227489 gene encoding uncharacterized protein LOC105227489 isoform X2; its protein translation is MEGTDGSPPPSLCIVRATEFFPRLNMEKEDADLEVPYQELAGEFVLYLGRTDDGILSLSTYRIFILKNSTNSETSVPLGLIESLQIRDLFHLIINCKDASTVKCSFETAEQCAEWLRRIQLCVGVPETLESLFAFPFHSYMSDAINTQNEAYNSPEYLERLQRAKRADDDFMREVVRLGFDLNGTWRISKTNEEFKLCPSYPQRLLVPACISDDMLYEVAKFRGSRRLPAVVWRHKKSGAVIARCSQPEVGWFGWRNNTDEQLLKALSEACAFDRGEQMRRQSQSINTTGRRMTSSESTPSSTDGSHEEVTMDEVQKVLIVDARSYASAVTNRARGGGCECIEYYPSAEIEFMNLGNIHVIRRSFQSLRQLCASPADSQNWLGSLEKTFWLQHLSGLLAATITVCHAIEKKGRPVLVHCSDGWDRTPQIVATAQLCLDPYYRTVEGFRVLVEREWLSFGHKFSDRCGHGPGSDELNERCPVFLQWLDLVHQIHKQFPCSFEFNMAYLIKLAQHSHSCLFGTFLCNTYKERCEKSVFERTYSVWPFLSGPMYKSPLYLPNKDTVSLFLNIQIIIRWLMKISLFSQVIWPAHNVRDLHLWTEVYLGSLGNQNSVEFVNNSNENLQGTTTPMTKTRSYGDLVSANIMQSGISRRSSDPNMTVEPNLTMATNSENNSIADTQSEREDLPDNVVEMMQRIENLTIQPNNHDEDNFVDASNSTEDPQTSNALLRELNEPIANTEATADYKSSQLSALNKNELPRHNEKIDNSNDIKPKANGIEHQKGNTNVAHSSRDISDSGGGDASNELKANTDEDLMISVELNDVSPNIDEALGRHNNWHGAVSTSTDTLVPIERRPSTNGEELPSTPPKVDVDVTDGFHTPEKLSTSADKEELGLSSPYVLLKQERQNSSTGKGNNDNRPPANGVNNSIMPNVHGTNGTSNRANILSNSSSNASVSSTSSSLNNFNTNMNNTNSDSNNSIATTMTTATDQSANDVAEIDVEACIADAGTQANSTDAMNESIMILPEHRKLQISVSGKCEAISNNGSSLPTSPTGSDEKPSTSRASGQNSRSENVWNGGGAEGGRQNSGGAGGSGATGSAGSGASGSSDSGTSSGASSGASGGAGGGGSSGASGSAGGGAGRGDDNGGNDGAGRGGNNGRDNGGRANGDSDSSEEDGQRRRRPSNSNRQYDGFHIRQPDGSIRYFFTGNRRPGIRSLPLSPPPRQERPHLLYSCPDGLAHALSEQNMRLHQIVQEHMLREDMLLQEIHDMEIELRRKRCPNCNAAQKSDKNEEQVDELLVSRSRVRDCTKCQGLNARSCTKCKLLLQQQQYRQQQQQPLQKQPRPRRHTAVDYRDRFPHRFHNCHCLCQNSHHQRKRYHSFSCSLCYKKDDNTQIDDDNDITMTLLRRNCNSDYADSNSSLLTCSAADNLENASICSWEAVEDRSAPSSSASSSIQQPNTTSALWVPDHAVKRCTSCQVEFWIGRRKHHCRSCGQIFCADCSEFWAPLPDAKLFKPVRLCGPCYLAVTTRIEQQSNAIIATNMPNYTATTTSTTATAAWTTGGASTSSPKLAMSAVSNATAVTTTTTTTPASSTITATVFQQQQQQQRLHQQPKQRHNVAAATTTTNGALTNLHQPIAVHGIAVVTANTPASSTRMMAPIPITAAAADALQQQQQQRQNAAAAAATASATVAVAAAESSSMSHILMTANKNIAASVAN